A single Rhopalosiphum padi isolate XX-2018 chromosome 4, ASM2088224v1, whole genome shotgun sequence DNA region contains:
- the LOC132928347 gene encoding uncharacterized protein LOC132928347, giving the protein MKTETILNPAKYGSGLKGIFRQAMHEMPLITICSPFCIVGLGLIVYHTYRYDQNDGNNRKYKLKYTLYRPDDPRVPHIKN; this is encoded by the exons ATGAAAACCGAAACAATTCTCAATCCAGCAAAATATGGATCGGGGC tcaAGGGCATTTTCCGACAAGCCATGCATGAAATGCCATTGATTACAATTTGTTCACCATTCTGCATTGTCGGATTAGGACTAATTGTGTACCATACTTATAGATATGACCAAAATGATGGAAACAAcaggaaatataaattaaaatataccc tttatcGACCAGATGATCCAA